The DNA sequence CGCCTTTCTGGGCGTGGCCGGCATGCCAGGCCTGACCGCCTATGCCGGAATCCTGCGCGTTGCCGAACTGAAGGAAGGCGACACGGTCTTCGTTTCCGGCGCCGCTGGCGCGGTCGGTTCCACCGTCGTCCAGATCGCCAAGATCAACAATTGCACGGTCATCGGCTCGGCGGGTGGCGCGGAGAAGTGCGACTTCGTGAAATCCCTCGGCGCAGACCATGTGATCGACTACAAGGCCGCCGGCGGGTTTGAAGGCCTGGTCAAGGCGCTGAAGTCGGCGGCACCCAAAGGCATTGATGTCTATTTCGACAATGTGGGCGGAGATCATCTGGCCGCAGCAATCGAATGCGCCCGCCCGATGGCGCGCTTTGCGGAATGCGGGATGATTGCCCAGTACAATGAAACCGGCACGCCGGTCGGTCCGCACAATATCATTCAGGTCGTCGGCAAGCAGCTCAAGATCCAGGGCTTCATCGTGTCCAGCCATGCTGACATGCAGCCAGCCTTCTTCCAGGACATGGCGAAATGGATTTCGTCCGGCCAGATGAAATATGAGGAAACCGTCAAGGACGGGATCGACAAGGCACCGGAAGCCTTTCTCGGACTGTTCGAAGGCGCCAATACCGGCAAGATGCTGGTCAAGCTGGGCTAGTCATGTCGCGCCTGTTTGATGCCTATGTGATGGTGGACTGGAGTGCCGCGTCCAAGCCTGTGACGGGGAAGAACTCCATCTGGATCGGAATCCTGGCCAAGGATGCCCGGCTGAAGCTGCAATACCAGTCCGTCAACATCGAGACGCGGCTGAAGGCACGCACCTTCCTGGAAGGCATCATCGCGAAACTGACAGGGCGCGGCGACCGCGTCCTGATCGGTTTCGATTTTTCTCTCGGCTATCCGGCCGGGACAGCAGATGCGCTGGGCCTCAAACGCGACGGCATGGCGCCGTGGCAGGCCATGCACGCGCATCTGGCCTCGAAAATGAAGGACAGGGCGGACAACTCCAATCCGCGTTACGCCATCGCTGCAGGAATGAATTACGCGATCTCGAAGGGGCCGTTTCCGTTCTGGGGCGCCCCGGCCCGGGATGTCGTGTCGACGCTGTCCGACAAGAAGCCGGATTTCGAAGGCCGGGATCTCGCCGAATACCGTCTCGCGGAAATGCATCTACGTGAATCCGGCCGGGCCCAGCCGAAATCCGTCTGGCAACTGGCCTATACCGGCAGTGTCGGCAGCCAGTCGCTGACCGGCATTCCGCACGTGCACGCCCTGCGCCAGGCTCTGCCGGCCTCGCGCGTCTGGCCATTCGAGTTCGAGGCAGGCGACATGACCGAGGAGAGCCTGGAAGGCGTGCAGGTCGTTTTCGCCGAAATCTACCCGTCTCTGGTCAAGGCAAAACCGGAAAAAGGCGAGATTCCGGACGCCGCGCAGGTCCGTGAAATCGCCCGTTACTATTCGGACCTTGACGAAAAAGGCCTGCTCAAGGGGGGAATTTCCACAAATAACTCCCTTGACGAGGGAAAAATATCGCAAATTCAGTCAGAAGAGGGCTGGATTCTGGGCGCATAGCCCGTCTTTATTGGGGTTTCGACATATTCACGCCATACGAATCGTGGGTAAGTCGCTGCAACGGCGGGGGATCGCCGTTTAACTTTAGAGGAGAACCCCTATGAATAAGGGCGAACTTACGAAGGCTGTCGCAGCCGAATCCGGACTGTCGCAAAGCGATGCCGGCAAGGCCGTTGACGCTGTTTTCGACGCAATTGCAGGCGCCGTGAAAGACCGCCAGCAAGTGGCGATCGCCGGCTTCGGCACATTCTCGGCCAAGACCCGGAATGCGCGTACGGGCCGCAACCCGGCCACGGGCGAAGAAATCAAGATCCCGGAAAAGACATCGGCTGCTTTCAAGCCGGCTTCGGCTCTGAAAGACCTCTAGGATTCCGTCAGGACCGTTGGTCCTGATCCCGGAATTCAGACGGCGCGTCGGCTCGGCTGACGCGCCGTTTTCCATTCCAGCAGAACCGTCTGCAACACACCGGCGGTAAACACGCCGATAAACACGCCTTCCATCATGCCCCGCGCGCCCCGGCTTTCCACAATGCCGAGCCAGTAGCAGGCCGGCAGCATCACCAGGAAGAAGGATCCGATATGGATCAGGCTCGGCGACCAGACAATCTCCTGCGCCCTCAGGGCGAAGGATGCCGTGGCCTGTAGTCCGTCAAACACCGTGACCACAGATGCCATGACCAGGAGAGCCGCGATGCCGGATGCGAGGTGCACCCCATTGATCACGGCGTCTTCCTTGACGAGGAACCCGGCCAGCGTGTCGTTGAACACGATCAGGACAATGCCGAGGCCCACGCCCATCAAGATGGTCGCCGCCACGCCCAGACGGCCCGCGTCGCGCATTTCCTCGAGATTTCGGCGTCCGAACGCTTCCGCCACGCGCACGCTCGTCGCCGTGGCGATGCCCAGATAGAACATGAAGCAAAGCCCCATGATCTGGATGGCATAGCCATAGACCGAATTGGCCGCGAGGCTGATCCAGGTGGCGATCACAAAGGTCAGGTTGAACCCGCCCCACTCGGCCACATTGCTGATCGCGGTTCCCGTCCCGACGGACAATTGCCGCCCGGCCTCATCGGCAGGGCCAGCCGGTGCATTCTTCAGGGCCGGTGTCAGCAACAGGACCGCGCCGAGCAAGAGCAATGTGATAAACCAGCGCGAACCGGTCGTCGCCCAGGCGACGCCCTCAGCGCCCATGCGCTCGAAACCCCAATAGCCGCCGACCAAGGCAAGGTCGATGCCGGCATTCACGAACACGCCCAGATACATCACACAGGACACAAGCAACGGCCGCCGCAGGGCCTCCAGATAGTATCCGCAAACTGTGGAAATCATGAATCCGACCAGACCAAAGGACAGGACCTGGGTCACATCGGCCACCGAAGCCGCAACGGCTTCCGGCGACACCTGATCGACCACATCAGCCGGGGGGGCGATCTCGACAAAAAGCCAGCTGAACAAGGCATCGGCCGAGAAATAGACCACGGCCATCAGCAAGAAACCCAGCCAGATGCTGGTGCGCAGGCCGCGCCGGAAGATGCGGCCGCTCTCGTGCTCCCGGCCGACACCGAGCAATTCCGAGGTCAGCACCTGAACACCCAGCAAGACACCAAGGCCGAGGCCAAGCGACACGCCCATGGGCAGCCAGGAATTCAGGATATAGGGCAGCTCGCCCGGCGCGTGCTGGCCGAGCACAATGGCGTCCGTGACAGCCATCAGCATCTGCGACATGCGCGAAAACGCAATCGGCACAGATAGCCGCAACAGGTCTGCGATGTCGGCTGGCCGCGCCCAGGCGGTCCAGCCCAGGCGATGCGTGCGCATGGAACTGTCTTTCTTAGCCCGCTTTCAGGGCGGCAGCGCCGGAGGCTCCGACGGACTGGAGCTTCTCGGCGATCAGGAAGGCCAGTTCAAGGGCCTGTTCGCCATTGAGGCGAGGATCGCAATGGGTGTGGTATCGCGATGACAGGTCCTCTTCGGAAATGGCCTGCGCGCCGCCGATGCACTCGGTGACATTCTGCCCGGTCATTTCGAAATGCACGCCGCCCGGATAGCAGCCCTCGGCCGACAACACATCCACGAACTGGCGCACTTCCGACAGGATCCGGTCCACCGGACGAGTCTTGAAGCCACTCTCGGTCTTCAGCGTGTTGCCGTGCATCGGGTCGCATGACCAGACAACGGTACGTCCACTCTTCTTCACGGCCCGCGCCAGAGGTGGCAGGCCCTTCGCGACGCCATCGGAGCCAAAGCGCGAGATCAGCGTGATCCGGCCTGGTTCGTCATTCGGGTTCAGCGTGTCGATCAGGCGCAGCAATTCCTCGGCCTCCAGGCCAGGGCCGCATTTCACGCCAATCGGATTGCGGACACCCTTGCAGAAATTGACATGCGCATGGTCGAGCTGACGGGTGCGGTGGCCAATCCACAACATGTGGGCGGAGGTGTCGTACCATTCGCCAGACGTGGAATCGATGCGGGTCAGGGCTTCCTCATATCCCAGCAGAAGCGCTTCATGGCTGGTATAGAACTCCACCTGGGACATTTGCGGCACGCTGTCCGGCGTGACCCCGCAAGCCTTCATGAAGTCCAGGGATTTCGAAATCTGGTCAGCAAGTTGCTCATACCGCTCGCCTTGTGGACTGCGATCGACAAAACCCAGCATCCAGCGATGCACATTGGACAGGTTGGCGTAGCCGCCCTGACTGAAGGCCCGCAGAAGGTTCAGCGTCGCCGCGGATTGCGAATAGGCCTGCGTCAGGCGCTCGGGATCCGGCAAGCGGCTCTCCGGCGTGAAATCCATGCCATTGATGTTGTCGCCGCGATAGGATGGCAGCGTCACGCCATCGATGGTTTCGACCGGCGAGGACCGCGGTTTGCCGAACTGTCCAGCGATCCGGCCGACTTTCACCACCGGTTTTGCAGCGGCGAATGTCAGGACGACCGCCATCTGCAGGATCACGCGGAACGTGTCCCGGATATTGTCCGGGTGGAACTCCTTGAAGCTTTCGGCACAGTCGCCGCCCTGCAGCAGGAAGGCCTCCCCGGCTGCCACTTCACCCAGGCGCTGCTTCAGGCGGCGGGCTTCCCCAGCAAACACCAGCGGCGGAAAGCTCTTCAGCTTTTCCTCCACTGCAGCGAGCGCAGCAGAATCCGGATAGTCTTCCGGAATATGCATTGCCGGCAGTTGGCGCCAGTCTGAGGGGGTCCAGGTCATTTCGGTCACTCCAATTATGAGCCGCATTAATCACATGGCAGGCAGACGCTCAAGTTTCACCATAATTTCACAGCAGATTGCTGGCGGAATCATGATTTGGCCCTTTAGTAATCCTTCAGGCTTGTCGTCACCACAGGATCGCCCGACCCATCATGTCGCACGTCTATATCAGCCACTCCGCGAAAGACTTCGACGCCCTGCTGGAGCTGCATGAAGCGCTCCGGGCCGCCTCGATCCCGGACTGGTACGTTCCGAATGACGGTGCGTCCCGCGACATGGCCAATCAGTCGATCGATGATGCCTTTGCCATGATCGTGCTCGTCTCGGCGGCCTCGGTCCGCTCGAAGGCGGTCCGCCAGGATGTCGAGCGGGCCAGGGCCCGTGGGTTGAAGCTGATCCCCTACCAGATCGACAAGGCCCGCCTGAACGGCTTCTTCAAGCACGAAGTCCTGCCGCATCTGCGCCTGTCCTCGACCACGCCGGACGGCCTGCAGCAGCTCGTGGCCGAAACCCGTCAGGCCTACAAGCGCAAATGCCCCGTCCTGGCCGTCATGAACCTGAAAGGGGGTGTGGGGAAAACCACCGTCTCCAGCCAGGTGTTCGGCGCCTGGCAAGGCGCGCTTGGCGGGCGGATCCTGCTCGTGGATCTCGATCCCCAGTACAATCTGACCCAGACCTTCTTCGAAATGGATTTGGCCGATGCCAGCGCCGGGGCCGACCGATCAGTCATATCCCTGTTCGAGAAATCACGCATCCACGCCCGCGACGCGACCAGCCCTGCAGAATCCTGGCTGAGCCTGTCGACCGATCCGTTCGCGCCCGTGCCGAAGGAAAAGATCGTGCACGAGTTGATGGGGGAAGCCAGCCCGGGCGGGCGGCTGGACCTGATTACCGGCCAGTTCGAAATCTCGAAATACGCATTCGCATCCGACGCCCGGTCTCTGGACCTGATCAAGGAGCATTTTCTCCAGTCCATTGAGCGCTATCGCAGCGACTATGACCTGATTGTCTTCGACACCAATCCGAACGCCACCTTCCTGACACGGTGTGCGCTCGAGGCGGCCGACCGCGTGCTGGCGCCGATGCAGGCAGATATCTATTCCCTGCGCGGTGTGCGCTTGCTGAACCAGGTCATCCGCGACCAGATCGCGGCCGACAGCCGGCCCGACCTGTCCGTCCTGTTCAATTTCGTGGCCCGCTCGGAACAGTCCACTTTCGAGGCCGATGCCCGCAATGGCACCTACAATGCGGCTGCGGGGTTTGATCTGGCCTCGGCCCTGCTGCGCTCCGCCCTGCCCCGCTCCGGCCATCTCCAGGTCCGCGCGCCGCAGGAAGGCGAACCCGCCTGGAAACAATTGCTGATCCATTCGGGTCGTGGCGGCGGCCTCAAGCACATGCGGGAAAGCCTGAAGACGGTCGCCCTCGAATTGAAAACACTGGTCGAATCCTGACGGGTAATGACAACACTCCGCCTGCGCCCTAGTATTCCCGATGTGGAACAAGGGGACGTTCGGCATGGCAGCCTTCCGGTACATTCTGCTTCTGGCACTCTCGCTGGCAATCGCCTCCGCGGTCCGCGCTGAGGAGAGGCGGATCGCCCTGCTCATCGGCAATCAGGACTATCCGGCAGAAGTTGGCGCGCTGTCGAACACGCACCGGGATGTGCGGACCATGGAAGCGGCCCTGCGCGATGTCGGCTTCGAGACCCTGCCTCATTTCGACCTGGATGAAGACGGCATGGAAGATGCGTTTGACGCCTTCGAGAT is a window from the Hyphomonas sp. genome containing:
- a CDS encoding NADP-dependent oxidoreductase → MTALVSTEWALAARPVGMPKLSDFQKKTVDIAPPGAGEIQVKNEWMSVDPYMRGRMYDRESYVPPFQIGETMQGGAVGRVTVSNHPDYKEGDLVSSMAGWRTAWVGKPEMAMAQKLPDVGLPESAFLGVAGMPGLTAYAGILRVAELKEGDTVFVSGAAGAVGSTVVQIAKINNCTVIGSAGGAEKCDFVKSLGADHVIDYKAAGGFEGLVKALKSAAPKGIDVYFDNVGGDHLAAAIECARPMARFAECGMIAQYNETGTPVGPHNIIQVVGKQLKIQGFIVSSHADMQPAFFQDMAKWISSGQMKYEETVKDGIDKAPEAFLGLFEGANTGKMLVKLG
- a CDS encoding HU family DNA-binding protein — translated: MNKGELTKAVAAESGLSQSDAGKAVDAVFDAIAGAVKDRQQVAIAGFGTFSAKTRNARTGRNPATGEEIKIPEKTSAAFKPASALKDL
- a CDS encoding MATE family efflux transporter codes for the protein MRTHRLGWTAWARPADIADLLRLSVPIAFSRMSQMLMAVTDAIVLGQHAPGELPYILNSWLPMGVSLGLGLGVLLGVQVLTSELLGVGREHESGRIFRRGLRTSIWLGFLLMAVVYFSADALFSWLFVEIAPPADVVDQVSPEAVAASVADVTQVLSFGLVGFMISTVCGYYLEALRRPLLVSCVMYLGVFVNAGIDLALVGGYWGFERMGAEGVAWATTGSRWFITLLLLGAVLLLTPALKNAPAGPADEAGRQLSVGTGTAISNVAEWGGFNLTFVIATWISLAANSVYGYAIQIMGLCFMFYLGIATATSVRVAEAFGRRNLEEMRDAGRLGVAATILMGVGLGIVLIVFNDTLAGFLVKEDAVINGVHLASGIAALLVMASVVTVFDGLQATASFALRAQEIVWSPSLIHIGSFFLVMLPACYWLGIVESRGARGMMEGVFIGVFTAGVLQTVLLEWKTARQPSRRAV
- a CDS encoding class II 3-deoxy-7-phosphoheptulonate synthase, with amino-acid sequence MTWTPSDWRQLPAMHIPEDYPDSAALAAVEEKLKSFPPLVFAGEARRLKQRLGEVAAGEAFLLQGGDCAESFKEFHPDNIRDTFRVILQMAVVLTFAAAKPVVKVGRIAGQFGKPRSSPVETIDGVTLPSYRGDNINGMDFTPESRLPDPERLTQAYSQSAATLNLLRAFSQGGYANLSNVHRWMLGFVDRSPQGERYEQLADQISKSLDFMKACGVTPDSVPQMSQVEFYTSHEALLLGYEEALTRIDSTSGEWYDTSAHMLWIGHRTRQLDHAHVNFCKGVRNPIGVKCGPGLEAEELLRLIDTLNPNDEPGRITLISRFGSDGVAKGLPPLARAVKKSGRTVVWSCDPMHGNTLKTESGFKTRPVDRILSEVRQFVDVLSAEGCYPGGVHFEMTGQNVTECIGGAQAISEEDLSSRYHTHCDPRLNGEQALELAFLIAEKLQSVGASGAAALKAG
- a CDS encoding AAA family ATPase; its protein translation is MSHVYISHSAKDFDALLELHEALRAASIPDWYVPNDGASRDMANQSIDDAFAMIVLVSAASVRSKAVRQDVERARARGLKLIPYQIDKARLNGFFKHEVLPHLRLSSTTPDGLQQLVAETRQAYKRKCPVLAVMNLKGGVGKTTVSSQVFGAWQGALGGRILLVDLDPQYNLTQTFFEMDLADASAGADRSVISLFEKSRIHARDATSPAESWLSLSTDPFAPVPKEKIVHELMGEASPGGRLDLITGQFEISKYAFASDARSLDLIKEHFLQSIERYRSDYDLIVFDTNPNATFLTRCALEAADRVLAPMQADIYSLRGVRLLNQVIRDQIAADSRPDLSVLFNFVARSEQSTFEADARNGTYNAAAGFDLASALLRSALPRSGHLQVRAPQEGEPAWKQLLIHSGRGGGLKHMRESLKTVALELKTLVES